The following proteins are encoded in a genomic region of Acidobacteriota bacterium:
- a CDS encoding pentapeptide repeat-containing protein, whose translation MNGLTDRGASIAMNGTAAVQRVRFPGGFRWTRRVNANRSFDDTDLGDVHARPRLWGHASFEGCTFQGLTLDGARLERTSFTGCRFDRVRFGRRLMGLIKGCTFERSTFSDVAFGGAQVIDSSFVACEFDRVDARDLTFRQTHIQGLTLSGNVSSCNLVDCTVSDLDAGRAYVEDLGIVGGSLRDVTWPHHDSNFAVAPSSLIEVMAEVEPKLRLESRARYEEMARLYSASSSPVVMIAKSGFREMTDVESDAVIGALRRFGVSKSPEPK comes from the coding sequence ATGAACGGTCTGACGGACCGCGGCGCCTCCATCGCAATGAATGGCACGGCGGCCGTGCAGCGGGTCAGATTTCCCGGGGGCTTTCGCTGGACGAGGCGGGTGAACGCGAACCGCTCGTTCGACGACACGGACCTCGGCGACGTACACGCCCGCCCGCGGCTCTGGGGTCATGCCTCCTTCGAAGGCTGCACGTTTCAGGGCCTGACGCTGGATGGGGCGCGGCTCGAACGAACGTCGTTCACGGGATGCCGGTTTGATCGTGTCAGATTCGGGCGTCGCCTGATGGGGCTTATCAAAGGCTGTACGTTTGAGCGCTCGACGTTCTCGGATGTGGCGTTCGGTGGGGCCCAGGTCATTGATTCCAGCTTCGTGGCATGCGAATTTGACCGAGTGGATGCGAGAGACCTCACTTTTCGGCAGACTCATATTCAGGGTCTCACGCTGTCTGGCAACGTGTCGTCCTGCAACTTAGTCGACTGCACTGTGTCGGATCTCGACGCCGGCAGAGCCTACGTTGAAGACCTCGGAATCGTCGGGGGCAGCCTGAGGGACGTGACTTGGCCACACCACGACTCGAACTTCGCGGTAGCCCCGTCCTCATTGATCGAGGTAATGGCAGAGGTGGAGCCGAAGCTCCGATTGGAGTCCCGGGCCCGCTACGAGGAAATGGCGCGTCTGTATTCCGCGTCATCGAGTCCGGTCGTGATGATTGCGAAGTCGGGCTTTAGGGAAATGACTGACGTGGAGTCGGACGCGGTCATAGGGGCTCTTCGGCGTTTCGGAGTCTCAAAGTCACCCGAGCCCAAGTGA